A window of Streptomyces marispadix contains these coding sequences:
- a CDS encoding GAF domain-containing protein yields MDSTASKDARLADEQRERRLQRLGLNSPEPEEKFDRIATLASSLADAPIAMVNFIGGQQMFRGLCFPTSEQKGDRAGVPFGIGDLPPAPDSRDAPIDIGFCPHVVRQKAQLAIEDVLASRHYRNNPVVEALNVRAYLGTPLQDNTGLIIGTVTVADVRPHRWTEKQKSEMQFLAETLKPEFQLRDSVLAQQDELLAVFDRAPFPMMLTQGPEHLLRFANTRQGTAFGRADLLTPGREAYPSLKEAGIFDSMDWVLQEGQVTELRSVTLPLHGTDLAQRFDITCTPVRLRPEAPVNSVLTTAIRTAESVQGSEQQKMAQDLVSRFANPAQPSEN; encoded by the coding sequence ATGGACTCCACTGCCTCCAAGGACGCGCGGCTCGCGGATGAGCAGCGCGAGCGCCGGCTCCAGCGCCTCGGCCTCAACTCCCCTGAGCCTGAAGAGAAGTTCGACCGCATAGCCACTCTGGCGAGCAGTCTCGCCGATGCTCCCATCGCCATGGTCAACTTCATCGGCGGCCAGCAGATGTTCCGCGGTCTGTGCTTCCCGACCTCCGAGCAGAAGGGCGATCGCGCGGGTGTGCCCTTCGGGATCGGCGATCTGCCTCCGGCACCGGACTCGCGGGACGCGCCCATCGACATCGGCTTCTGCCCCCATGTGGTGCGCCAGAAGGCCCAGTTGGCGATCGAGGACGTTCTGGCGAGCCGTCACTACCGCAACAACCCGGTGGTGGAGGCGCTGAACGTGCGCGCGTACCTCGGTACGCCGCTCCAGGACAACACCGGCCTCATCATCGGCACCGTGACGGTCGCCGACGTACGGCCGCACCGCTGGACGGAGAAGCAGAAGTCGGAAATGCAGTTCCTGGCCGAGACGTTGAAGCCGGAATTCCAGCTTCGAGACAGCGTTCTCGCCCAACAGGACGAACTGCTCGCCGTGTTCGACCGTGCGCCGTTCCCGATGATGCTCACTCAGGGTCCCGAGCATCTGCTGCGTTTCGCCAACACCCGGCAGGGGACCGCTTTCGGGCGGGCCGACCTGCTCACTCCCGGGCGTGAGGCCTACCCCTCCCTGAAGGAGGCGGGGATCTTCGACTCGATGGACTGGGTCCTCCAGGAAGGCCAGGTCACCGAGTTGCGGAGCGTGACGCTGCCGCTGCACGGCACCGATCTCGCCCAGCGTTTCGACATCACCTGCACTCCGGTACGGCTGCGTCCCGAGGCGCCCGTCAATTCCGTACTTACGACGGCGATCAGGACCGCCGAGTCGGTGCAGGGAAGCGAACAGCAGAAGATGGCACAGGACTTGGTGTCGCGTTTCGCCAACCCGGCGCAG